The Geotalea uraniireducens Rf4 genome window below encodes:
- a CDS encoding prepilin-type N-terminal cleavage/methylation domain-containing protein → MPQIHPYHIRNLSPAPASRKGFTLVELVTATAIIGILSAIAIPAYSDYYNKARIVRTIAEIRMLATSIVAYTVSNNRQPDTLGDIGYGNLLDPWGHAYQYLNIADGDIKGKGSLRKVRFLNPLNSDFDLYSMGADGKSKPALTAKDSQDDILRTNNGGFIGLVSDF, encoded by the coding sequence GTGCCGCAGATACACCCATATCACATAAGAAACTTGTCCCCGGCGCCGGCAAGTCGGAAAGGATTCACGCTTGTCGAACTGGTCACAGCTACGGCCATCATCGGCATCCTGAGCGCAATCGCCATCCCCGCCTATTCCGATTATTACAACAAGGCGCGCATAGTCCGCACTATAGCAGAGATACGCATGCTGGCAACCTCCATCGTCGCATACACGGTGAGCAACAATCGCCAACCCGATACGCTCGGCGACATCGGTTATGGCAATCTTCTCGACCCTTGGGGACATGCATACCAGTACCTGAACATTGCCGATGGCGACATAAAGGGGAAGGGGAGTTTACGGAAAGTCCGTTTCCTCAACCCTCTGAACTCCGATTTCGATCTGTACAGCATGGGTGCGGATGGGAAAAGCAAGCCGGCGCTCACCGCAAAAGATAGTCAGGACGATATTCTTCGCACCAACAATGGCGGCTTTATCGGCCTGGTATCGGACTTTTAA
- a CDS encoding nucleotidyltransferase domain-containing protein, whose product MGIVAFTDIQKFVADVAREFLPEKVILFGSYATGSARAESDVDLLVVMHEDVSGVRVAADIITRLKPTLPVELVVRSSRQIKERLALNDFFLREILTTGKELYAAPHHVKSS is encoded by the coding sequence ATGGGTATCGTAGCGTTTACGGACATACAAAAATTTGTGGCCGATGTGGCCAGAGAGTTTTTGCCAGAAAAGGTGATCCTGTTTGGCTCGTATGCTACAGGCAGCGCCAGGGCTGAATCAGATGTAGACCTGCTGGTGGTCATGCATGAGGATGTTTCGGGTGTGCGGGTTGCTGCCGACATCATCACTCGCCTGAAGCCTACCCTGCCGGTTGAACTCGTTGTCCGTTCATCCCGTCAGATCAAGGAGAGGCTGGCCTTGAACGATTTCTTTCTGCGCGAAATATTGACCACGGGAAAAGAATTATATGCAGCCCCTCACCATGTTAAATCCTCGTAA
- a CDS encoding PP2C family protein-serine/threonine phosphatase → MYTDGVTEAENAHGELFGAERLGRIVAAQYQRHPQEIIDAILEGLAAFSGARPRDDDVAMVAVKIT, encoded by the coding sequence ATGTATACCGACGGCGTTACTGAGGCGGAAAATGCCCATGGAGAATTGTTTGGCGCCGAACGGCTCGGCAGGATCGTTGCCGCTCAGTACCAGCGCCACCCACAGGAGATCATAGACGCGATCCTGGAAGGACTGGCAGCCTTCAGCGGCGCCAGGCCTCGTGACGACGATGTTGCCATGGTTGCCGTTAAAATCACGTAG
- a CDS encoding DUF4382 domain-containing protein, with amino-acid sequence MKRRMQNVFALAALVLLGALGVAQLPGCGGGGTGTAPVGTLKVGLTDKPSDAYQQVVVTIREVRVVPAGMENAADNDPGLPVVVTYATPQPVDILSLKFQQQILGSIVLPAGSYNQVRLILEPNPNGQGATPNNYLTLKSDPLTKIPLKTPSGQQSGLKVLGRFTVQAGVINAIMLDFDPNTAIVVRGNGDYNLKPTGIRIVQPSTVLGSFGSLTGTIAATFKDWSSATVSVMPPTSSVPIASGTVFSSYTSGRWEGPFSAFVPGGSYRVHVRANGFAPYSSPVTNVTAGFESGLGTIPLVPQP; translated from the coding sequence ATGAAAAGAAGGATGCAGAATGTATTCGCCCTGGCAGCCCTCGTACTGCTGGGTGCCCTCGGCGTGGCGCAACTGCCGGGGTGCGGTGGTGGCGGCACGGGGACGGCCCCGGTCGGCACGCTCAAGGTCGGTCTCACGGACAAGCCGAGCGACGCCTACCAACAGGTGGTCGTGACGATTCGCGAAGTGCGGGTCGTGCCGGCGGGGATGGAGAATGCGGCGGACAACGACCCCGGGCTTCCGGTGGTCGTGACCTACGCCACCCCGCAACCGGTCGACATCCTCTCCCTCAAGTTCCAGCAGCAGATCCTCGGCAGCATCGTCCTTCCGGCCGGGAGCTACAACCAGGTCCGTCTCATCCTCGAGCCGAACCCGAACGGTCAGGGGGCCACCCCCAACAACTACCTGACGCTCAAGAGCGACCCGCTGACGAAGATCCCCCTCAAGACCCCGAGCGGCCAGCAGTCGGGACTCAAGGTCCTCGGCCGGTTCACGGTCCAGGCCGGGGTGATCAACGCCATCATGCTCGACTTTGACCCGAACACGGCCATCGTTGTCCGGGGCAACGGCGACTACAACCTGAAGCCGACCGGCATCCGCATCGTCCAGCCCTCGACGGTGCTCGGCAGCTTCGGGTCGCTCACCGGCACGATTGCCGCCACCTTCAAGGACTGGTCGAGCGCCACCGTGTCAGTGATGCCGCCGACAAGCAGCGTGCCGATTGCCAGCGGCACCGTTTTCAGCAGCTACACGAGCGGCCGATGGGAAGGCCCCTTCTCCGCCTTCGTGCCGGGCGGCAGCTACCGGGTGCATGTCCGGGCAAACGGATTCGCCCCCTACTCCTCGCCGGTGACCAACGTCACTGCCGGCTTCGAGTCCGGACTCGGCACCATCCCCCTCGTACCGCAACCCTGA
- a CDS encoding nicotinate phosphoribosyltransferase produces the protein MRYSPLITDLYELTMLAGYLEEGMHETPAVFDLYYRHNPFKGGYAVFAGLDTALSYLENLAFSDDELAYLRSLGIFRPNFIEFLRGFRFRGRVTAPPEGTIVFANEPLLTIEGNLAEAQFVETALLNIINFQTLVATKAARVTHTAGSAKVIEFGLRRAHGPDGGISVARAAYIGGARSTSNVMAGKTFGIPVKGTHAHSWIMAFDDELTSFRRYAEVFPDTCILLVDTYDTLKSGIPNAITVARELRARGHELVGVRLDSGDLAYLSRETRRMLDEAGFPEAKILASNEIDEYVIESILSGGGKVDIYGVGTKLATCMGEGGGALGGVYKLVKIGDRPKLKVTSDIAKATLPDRKRLLRAVTPDGSFLMDIITLADETVLPGETVYNPVNPLQYTTIPADARFTELRNVVMEGGKRTSDREPTLDQMADHCAGQLTRLPHGCLRFINPHIYKVSISNGLFDLRMRLMEEVRQEW, from the coding sequence ATGCGTTATTCACCGCTCATCACCGACCTTTACGAATTGACCATGCTTGCCGGCTACCTGGAAGAAGGGATGCACGAAACGCCGGCAGTGTTCGACCTCTACTACCGCCATAACCCGTTCAAAGGGGGCTACGCGGTCTTCGCCGGGCTCGACACCGCCCTCTCCTACCTGGAAAACCTGGCCTTCAGCGACGACGAGCTGGCATATCTGCGAAGCCTCGGCATCTTCCGGCCGAACTTCATAGAGTTCCTGCGCGGTTTCCGCTTCAGGGGAAGGGTGACCGCACCGCCGGAGGGGACCATAGTCTTTGCCAACGAACCGCTCCTCACCATCGAAGGGAACCTGGCCGAGGCCCAGTTCGTGGAGACGGCGCTCCTGAACATCATCAACTTCCAGACCCTGGTCGCCACCAAGGCGGCGCGCGTCACCCATACGGCGGGGAGCGCCAAGGTGATCGAGTTCGGCCTGCGCCGCGCCCACGGACCCGACGGCGGAATCAGCGTTGCCAGGGCCGCCTATATCGGCGGAGCCCGCAGCACGAGCAACGTCATGGCAGGCAAGACATTCGGCATTCCGGTCAAGGGGACCCATGCCCACAGCTGGATCATGGCCTTCGACGACGAACTGACCTCTTTCCGCAGATACGCCGAAGTCTTCCCCGACACCTGCATTCTCCTCGTCGACACCTACGACACCCTGAAGAGCGGCATCCCCAACGCCATCACCGTCGCCCGCGAGCTGCGTGCACGGGGGCATGAGCTGGTCGGCGTGCGCCTCGATTCGGGCGACCTGGCCTACCTCTCCAGGGAAACCAGACGGATGCTGGACGAAGCGGGGTTCCCGGAGGCAAAGATCCTCGCCTCCAACGAAATCGACGAATACGTCATCGAATCGATCCTCTCCGGAGGGGGAAAAGTGGATATCTACGGGGTGGGAACCAAGCTGGCAACCTGCATGGGAGAAGGTGGCGGAGCCCTCGGAGGGGTCTACAAGCTGGTGAAGATCGGCGACCGGCCGAAGCTGAAGGTGACAAGCGACATCGCCAAGGCCACCCTGCCCGACCGCAAGAGGCTCTTACGGGCTGTGACACCGGACGGCTCATTCCTGATGGACATCATCACGCTGGCGGACGAAACGGTGCTGCCGGGAGAAACGGTGTACAATCCCGTCAATCCCCTCCAGTACACCACAATACCTGCGGATGCCCGGTTTACAGAGCTGCGCAACGTGGTCATGGAAGGCGGGAAACGAACATCCGACCGGGAGCCGACCCTCGACCAGATGGCAGACCATTGCGCCGGGCAACTCACTCGCCTTCCCCATGGATGCCTCCGCTTCATCAATCCACATATCTACAAGGTTTCCATCAGCAATGGTCTCTTTGATCTGCGCATGCGGCTCATGGAAGAGGTGCGGCAGGAATGGTGA
- the vapC gene encoding type II toxin-antitoxin system VapC family toxin, whose protein sequence is MARVLVDTSLWIEFFRKHEPYHGIVTRLIDDEQVCCTGTILAELMQGAKSDKELAVLGDFLQVFEFIPETAELWAEAGRLSFNLRRKGLTTGLADCFIAVAASLARVPLATLDGHFEVLKKPAKISLYPLQ, encoded by the coding sequence TTGGCTAGGGTTCTGGTGGATACCTCGCTCTGGATCGAGTTCTTCCGCAAGCACGAGCCGTATCACGGTATCGTGACGCGGCTTATCGACGACGAGCAAGTCTGCTGCACCGGCACCATCCTTGCGGAACTTATGCAGGGGGCGAAATCGGACAAGGAGCTTGCCGTGCTCGGCGACTTTCTCCAGGTCTTCGAGTTCATTCCCGAGACCGCGGAACTGTGGGCCGAAGCCGGACGACTCTCTTTCAACCTCCGTCGCAAGGGGCTGACTACCGGCCTTGCCGATTGTTTCATCGCCGTGGCGGCCTCTCTCGCCCGCGTTCCCCTGGCAACACTCGATGGTCATTTCGAAGTACTCAAGAAACCGGCAAAGATTTCCCTCTATCCGCTCCAGTAA
- a CDS encoding peptide-methionine (S)-S-oxide reductase yields MGDVRETATLAAGCFWCVEALFKRLEGIITRI; encoded by the coding sequence ATGGGTGATGTGCGTGAAACTGCGACGCTGGCAGCAGGCTGCTTCTGGTGCGTGGAGGCGCTCTTCAAGAGGCTTGAGGGGATAATTACGAGGATTTAA
- a CDS encoding HD domain-containing phosphohydrolase: protein MKRNFSFVRNRVARRMFSLFVACALLPVCALAAVSLWQVTDNSRNESLNLLKHTSKNIGMTINEILYRLQDELESLAHSGKEITRGGHGYRRDTGTGDPGKRFLALTIFAGQGGARNIFGPPCPYPPLTAAERKHIADGKVLFFLQDGRDGTGRMFMATALNKDDPGQSLLVGEINADYLWEIVGYTLPLGTNVCILGSGGKLLYSSLSPPGFITQVTAKLGQSSVGHFQGRHGGEKYLVSYWSLFLKYSFCAEPLTVVASQSTHDAFKSAGKFARTFYLVVFLTLLVVIFISSIQIRRNMVPLTVLRDGAQKISQGDFDHRVTVTSGDEFEKLAESFNDMTSHLKKHFQTLSEMGRIVRMILAGQNEEKIVDTVMANLRTVISCEWVCVSLTNPTIVDMAQSSYSLSVAGSQQGISAFSADEMAILQRAGEGFHVASGDQSFSMLIAPMAAEGARDCYLVPIFLKNVLSGVLTLGYRRTPEHIREDLLRGRQIADQIAVALENVRLIEELNLLNLGTIRALANAVDAKSPWTAGHSWRVTTVALNIGREMRLSETELETLQKGGLFHDIGKIGVPETILDKPGKLTDEEYAIIKKHPGIGAEIMGPIQAYHNLIPIVLQHHEWFNGQGYPHGLAGDAISLGARILAVADVYDALITDRPYRPGWEYSRVISYLEENSGSQFDPAVVQTVLKINDRMTLENAAVQYQLVI from the coding sequence ATGAAACGAAACTTCTCATTTGTCCGCAACAGGGTGGCCCGGCGCATGTTCAGCCTTTTCGTCGCCTGCGCCCTCCTCCCCGTCTGCGCCCTGGCGGCCGTCTCGCTGTGGCAGGTGACGGACAACTCCCGGAATGAAAGCCTTAATTTGCTGAAGCATACAAGCAAAAACATCGGAATGACAATAAATGAGATTTTGTACAGGTTGCAGGACGAGTTGGAATCTTTGGCGCACTCCGGAAAAGAGATCACTCGCGGAGGCCATGGGTATCGACGCGACACAGGAACCGGAGACCCGGGTAAAAGGTTCCTCGCCCTTACCATCTTTGCAGGACAGGGGGGCGCCAGAAACATTTTCGGCCCACCCTGCCCCTATCCCCCGCTGACTGCCGCAGAGCGCAAACACATAGCAGACGGAAAGGTGCTGTTTTTTTTACAGGATGGCCGGGATGGAACGGGGCGTATGTTTATGGCCACAGCCTTAAATAAGGACGATCCGGGGCAAAGCCTCCTGGTCGGCGAAATCAACGCCGATTATCTATGGGAGATTGTTGGCTATACGCTTCCACTTGGAACGAATGTCTGCATCCTTGGTTCAGGCGGTAAATTGCTGTACAGCTCCCTGTCGCCGCCAGGTTTTATCACGCAGGTAACGGCAAAACTCGGGCAATCTTCAGTCGGTCACTTCCAGGGTCGCCATGGGGGTGAAAAGTATCTCGTCAGTTACTGGTCGCTTTTTCTCAAATACTCTTTCTGTGCCGAGCCGTTGACGGTTGTCGCCAGCCAATCGACGCACGACGCCTTCAAATCGGCAGGTAAGTTTGCCCGAACGTTTTACCTCGTCGTTTTCCTGACCCTGTTGGTCGTAATCTTTATCAGCAGCATTCAAATCCGCAGAAACATGGTCCCTCTCACGGTCCTCCGGGATGGTGCCCAAAAGATCAGCCAGGGCGACTTCGACCATAGAGTAACCGTTACCAGCGGAGATGAATTTGAAAAACTGGCCGAATCGTTTAACGACATGACGTCCCACCTGAAGAAACATTTTCAGACCTTGTCCGAAATGGGACGGATCGTCAGGATGATCCTGGCCGGACAAAATGAAGAAAAGATCGTAGATACGGTCATGGCAAACCTGCGCACCGTCATTTCTTGCGAATGGGTGTGCGTCTCCCTGACGAATCCGACGATCGTCGACATGGCCCAGAGTTCCTACAGCCTTTCCGTTGCCGGTTCGCAACAAGGTATCTCGGCTTTTTCCGCCGATGAGATGGCCATACTCCAGAGAGCCGGCGAGGGTTTCCACGTTGCGTCGGGGGACCAGTCGTTCAGCATGCTCATTGCGCCGATGGCAGCTGAGGGTGCCCGTGACTGCTACCTCGTGCCGATATTTCTCAAGAACGTTCTGTCCGGGGTCCTCACGCTGGGCTACCGACGCACCCCTGAGCATATTCGTGAGGACCTGCTGCGGGGGCGGCAGATTGCGGACCAGATCGCGGTTGCACTGGAGAACGTCCGTCTCATCGAGGAACTGAACCTCCTCAACCTGGGGACCATCAGGGCGCTGGCAAATGCCGTTGACGCAAAATCGCCATGGACTGCCGGCCATTCCTGGAGGGTCACCACCGTGGCGCTGAACATCGGCCGGGAAATGAGGCTCTCCGAGACTGAACTGGAAACTCTCCAGAAAGGGGGACTGTTCCACGACATCGGCAAGATCGGCGTTCCCGAAACCATACTCGACAAACCGGGCAAACTGACGGACGAAGAATACGCCATCATCAAAAAGCACCCCGGAATCGGCGCAGAGATCATGGGACCCATCCAGGCATATCATAATCTCATTCCCATCGTCCTCCAGCACCATGAATGGTTCAACGGGCAAGGGTATCCCCACGGGCTGGCCGGAGACGCCATATCTCTCGGCGCGCGCATCCTGGCAGTGGCAGATGTCTACGATGCCCTGATCACTGACCGCCCATATCGTCCGGGATGGGAGTACAGCCGCGTCATTTCGTACCTGGAGGAGAATTCGGGCAGCCAGTTCGACCCGGCTGTGGTGCAGACGGTCCTTAAAATCAACGACCGCATGACGCTGGAGAATGCTGCGGTCCAATACCAACTCGTTATTTGA
- a CDS encoding SEC-C metal-binding domain-containing protein, whose amino-acid sequence MEKVGRNDPCPCGSGKKHKKCCGS is encoded by the coding sequence GTGGAGAAGGTAGGGAGGAACGATCCTTGTCCGTGCGGAAGCGGGAAGAAGCACAAGAAGTGCTGCGGCAGTTGA
- the msrA gene encoding peptide-methionine (S)-S-oxide reductase MsrA — MGDVRETATLAAGCFWCVEALFKRLEGVERVASGYAGGEVANPTYEEVCSGTTGHAEAIQITFDPEVISFEELLQVFWRSHDPTTRDRQGADVGSQYRSAIFCHDERQRQLAERSRAEAETLWIEPIVTEIVPFKNFYPAEGYHQDYYRLNRNQPYCRLVIDPKIQKLQKDFSERFKETPGD, encoded by the coding sequence ATGGGTGATGTGCGTGAAACTGCGACGCTGGCAGCAGGTTGTTTCTGGTGCGTGGAGGCGCTCTTCAAGAGGCTTGAGGGGGTGGAGCGGGTGGCCTCCGGCTATGCCGGAGGGGAGGTGGCAAACCCCACATATGAGGAGGTGTGCAGCGGCACGACCGGCCATGCGGAGGCGATCCAGATCACCTTCGACCCGGAGGTTATCTCCTTCGAGGAACTCCTTCAGGTGTTCTGGCGAAGCCACGACCCGACCACCAGGGACCGCCAGGGGGCGGACGTGGGGAGTCAGTACCGCTCGGCCATCTTCTGCCACGACGAGCGCCAGCGGCAGCTGGCGGAGCGCTCCAGGGCCGAGGCCGAAACGCTCTGGATAGAGCCGATCGTTACGGAGATCGTTCCGTTCAAGAACTTTTACCCGGCCGAGGGGTACCACCAGGATTACTACCGGCTGAACCGCAACCAGCCCTATTGCCGGCTGGTGATCGACCCCAAGATCCAAAAACTGCAAAAGGATTTCTCCGAGAGGTTTAAGGAGACACCGGGGGATTAA